The following DNA comes from Chitinophagales bacterium.
AAACACCCAAACATTGCTCCTTATGGCGATATGTTTTTAACTAAAGACAATAAATACATTGTGTTGGCAGTAGGTAGCAATCAGCAGTTTGCTTTGCTTTGCAAAATTTTAGAATTAGATAATTTAGCAAAAGATGAAAAATTTAGTACAAACCAGCAACGCTTATTTAATAGGAATGAACTGTGTATTCTATTAGAAAAAGCTTTTTTAAGAAAAAATGCAAAAGATTTAATGCAGCTGTTTTTAGTACAAAAAATACCTGCCGGATTGGTTAAAAACCTACAAGAAGTTTTTGAAGAAGAAAAGGCACAACTTATGGTTCAAGAATTTGAAATAGATGGTTTTAAAGGTAAAAGAGTTAGAACATTATTAAAATGAAATTTTATTGGGAATAAAATGTTTAAAAAAAAATAAAGCAGGAACTAAATTTTAGTAGTAAAAGTTATATTATTGCAATTAATTAATAATAGAAAAACCTAACGAAATGGCATTAGAATTTAAAGATGATAGTTTTAAAGAAGACGTATTAGATAACAAAGGCTTAACCTTAGTTGATTTTTGGGCAGAGTGGTGTGGTCCTTGTATAGCTTTAGGCCCCACAGTGGAGGCTTTAGCTAACGATTATGAAGGCAAAGTAAAAGTGGGCAAATTAAATGTTGACCATAACCCGGGCGTAGCTACAGATTTTGGCATTAGAAACATTCCTACTATTTTATTATTAAAAGACGGAGAAGTGGTAGAACGTTTTGTGGGCGTGCAACCTAAAAAAGCTTTTACAGAAGCAATAGATAAACACTTATAATATATTTATAGAAATTAGTATTCTTAAAGCCGTTGCAATTTTTTGTGATGGCTTTTTGTTTTTTACATATAATGTATCTACTAAGGAAGATTTTATAGGAATAATTGAGTAAAATGTTGTTTAGTAGCCGTAATCTGTTAGCATTACTACAAATTGGCACTAATTTTGACTAACTTTAGCCGTCAATTATTTTTTAACTCAAAAAAACATCTAAAAAAATGGCAGGAATATTAGACTTATTAAACTCTCCAATAGGACAATCAATACTTCAAGGCGTTAGCCAAGAAACTAATCAATCGCAAGATAAAACATCATCAGTGCTAAACATGGCTTTGCCGGTACTTTTAAGTGCTATGAAAAAAAATGCTTCTACTCCGCAAGGAGCGGAAAGCTTGCTTAACGCCCTTAGCGATAACAGACACAATGGCGATATATTAAGCAACTTAAGCGGTTTATTTCAAGGCGGTGTTAACCAAAATGTAACCAGCGATGGAGCAGGAATATTAAAACATATTTTAGGTGCTCAAGAAAATCAAGTAGCCAGTGCATTATCTCAAAAATCGGGTGTAGATGCTCAATCTGTTACTAAAATTTTACAAATAGCAGCTCCAATATTATTAGGTTATTTAGGTCAGCAAAAACGTCAAAACAATGTAAGCTCTCAAAGCGGCATAGAAAGTTTAATAGGCGGATTAATTGGTGGGGGTCAAACTACTAATCAAAACGACTTATTAAGCACTCTATTAGATAGAGATGGCGATGGCAATATTATAGATGATGTAGCCGGCATGTTAGGCGGTTTATTCGGAAAAAAATAAAAAATTAATATAAGCAAAGTATATTTTTTGTAGAAATTATTGAAATACAAGAAAAATTAGTACCTTTGCAGAGAATTAAAAGGAAAGAGGGGGCGTTTGTCCCCTCTTTTTATTGACATATAATGGAAGAATTGAAGAGAAAAATTGAGGAAATAATCCAACCCAAAATAGCGGAAATGGATTTATTTTTGGTAGAGGTGGTAATAGGCTCAAACTTTAAAATTCAGGTTTTTGTAGATGGTACGCCTTCAATAACTATAGAGCAATGTACTAAATTAAGTCGCTTTATAGAAAGCTATTTAGATGAAGCAGCAGATGTGCCGGAAAAATATACTTTAGAGGTTTCATCGCCAGGTATGAGTAATCCATTTAAAGTGCATCAACAGTACCAAAAAAGAATAGGTAGCACTTTAAAACTAACCTTAAATGACGGAAGTGAGCTGGCTATAATACTTAAAGAAGTAGAAGATGATAAAATAACAGGGCTAAAAACCCAAATACAGCCTGCTAAAAGCAAGCGACCTGTAAAAAAGATAAAAGAAGAAGATTTAGAAAGCATAACAATAGAATTAAATAACATAAAAAAAGCATTATTACATTTTAACTTTTAAAAAATGAATAGTATTGAATTAATTGACTCGTTTGCCGAGTTTAAAGACTTTAAAAACATTGATCGTCCTACAATGATGAAAGTATTAGAGGACGTATTTAAAACCTTATTGCGTAAAAAATACGGTAGTGCCGATAATTTTGACATTATTGTAAATACCGATAAAGGCGATTTGGAAATTTGGCGAACCCGTGAAATAGTAGATGACGGAGCAGTAGAAGATGATTTAACTCAAATTTCTATTACCGAAGCAAGAGAAGTAGATGAAGACTACGAAGTAGGCGAAGACTGCTATGAGCAAGTAAAAATAGTAGATTTTGGTAGAAGAGCCGTTTCAGCTGCACGCCAAACGCTTATTTCAAGAATATTAGAACTTGAAAAAAACGAAGTTTACAAAAAATACAAAGACAGAGTTGGAGATATAATTACTGCGGAAGTTTATCAAGTTTGGAAAAAAGAAATACTATTAGTTGATGATGAAGGAAACGAATTAATACTACCAAAAAGTCAGCAAATAAGAAGAGATTTCTTTAAAAAAGGCGAAACCGTAAAAGCTGTTATTTTAAAAGTAGAATTAAAAAACAACAATCCTTTTGTTATACTTTCAAGAACAGATAGTGCTTTCTTAGCAAAACTATTAGAACTTGAAGTGCCGGAAATTTACGATGGTTTAATCACCATTAAAAAAATAGTACGTGAGCCGGGAGAAAAAGCAAAAGTAGCCGTAGAATCTTATGATGACAGAATAGACCCTGTAGGAGCATGTGTGGGAATGAAAGGGCAAAGAATACACGGAATAGTTAGAGAATTAAGAAATGAGAATATTGACATTTTAAACTATACCGACAATCTAAGATTAATGGCACAGCGAGCCTTATCGCCAGCCAAAATAGAAAGCATGGAAATAAACGAAGAGAAAAAATCTATTTCTGTTTATTTAAAGCCAGACCAAGTTTCTTTAGCCATAGGCAAAAGAGGAATGAACATAAAATTAGCCAGCAGAATGGTGGGCTACAACATAGAAGTATATAGAGATACAGACGAAGAAGAAGTAGATATAGATATAGAAGAATTTTCTGATGAAATAGAACCTTGGATAATAGACATATTAAAAGGCATAGGTTGCGATACCGCAAAAAGTGTTTTAGCCTTATCTAAAAGTGAAGTAGCCAGAAGAACAGATTTAGAAGATGAAACTGTAGAAGAAGTATTCAATATCTTAAAAGCAGAGTTTGATGACGATGAGATGGAAGAAGATGAGGACGATATGGATGAAGATGAAAACTAAAAAGTAGTTTATCTAACAATCCTAAAACAAATAAAAAAACAATTAAAAAACATAAAATAATTTATGTCAGATTTTAAACCAGTAAGATTAATAGCAGCAGCTAAAACCTTAAACGTAGGTACAAACACTATAGTAGAATTTCTTGAAAAGAAAGGCTTTAGTGTAGAAAACAAGCCTACCACTAAGCTTGATGAGCAAATGTATAACCATTTGCTTAAAGAGTTTGGCGATGCCAAAATGTTAAAAGAATCTGCTGACAAAGTACAGCTGGGCAATAAAAATAAAAACGTAAAGCTTGAGCTTACTGAAGACGGAAAAACTAAAAAAGTAGAGGAAGAAATTATCCGAGCTGAAAAGCCTACTATTTCGGGACCTAAAGTAGTAGGAAACGTAGATTTAGACAAAAAGAAAAAAGAAGTAGAAGAGCCTAAAAAAGAGCCGGAAACTGTAGCAGTAGAAGAAAAAGTGGGAAAACCGAAAACTATTGCTAAAGAGGAAGTAATAAGAGCTAAAAAACCCGAATTAGAAGGGCCAAAAGTAGTAGGAAATATTGCAGATGTAAAAGCTAAACAAGAAGCGGAACACAAAGCTAAAGTAGTAGCTAAAAAAGCACAAGAAGAAGAGGAAAGAAAGGCAGCCAAAGCAAAAGAAGAGAAAGAAAAAGAAGCCGAAAACTTTATAGAAACCAAAAAAGTAGAATTAAAAGGAACAAAAGTTTTAGGTAAAATAGAACTTAAAGAAGAAACGCCTAACAAAGAAAAACGCAAGCGTAAAAGAATAAAGAAAAACGCTAAAGTAAATCCGGGTAGAAAAGACAACTTTAAGAAAAAAGAGAAAAAACAAGAAGAAACCGTTGTAAGCGAAAAAGAAATAGAAGAAAAATTAAAAGCTACAATGGCAAAACTTCAAGCGGCTACCGCTGGAAAAAGCAATAGACAAAAGCTTAGAAGACAGAAACGTCAAAACATACAAGAAGCCGAAGAAGCTAAACAAGAAGCACTTAGCGAACAAGACAAAAAACTTAAAGTAACAGAGTTTATTACCGTTAGTGATATAGCCACCATGCTGGGTGTTAAACCTACCGAAATTATAACTAAGTGTTTTACCTTAGGTGTGATGGTTTCTATAAACCAAAGGTTAGATGCAGAAATTATAGAATTAATAGCAGACGAATATGGTTATGAAATAGAATTTATATCTGCTTCAGATACCGAAGATTTTGAAGAAGAAGAAGATGCAGAGGAAGATTTAGTTTCAAGAGCACCTGTTGTTACTATCATGGGGCACGTTGACCATGGTAAAACATCATTATTAGACTACATACGTAAAGCCAATGTAGTAGATAAAGAAGCAGGAGGAATAACCCAGCACATTGGTGCTTATGAGGTAAATACAGGCAAAGGAAGTATAACTTTTTTAGATACTCCGGGACACGAAGCCTTTACCGCCATGCGTGCCAGAGGTGCTAAACTTACAGACGTAGCCGTAATAGTAATAGCCGCAGACGATAGTATAATGCCTCAAACTAAAGAAGCTATAAGCCATGCCCAATCGGCAGGCGTACCTATGATTTTTGCTATAAACAAAATAGATAAACCCGGTGCTAATCCGGATAATGTAAAATCTCAATTAGCACAAATGAACTTAAACGTAGAAGAATGGGGTGGAACATATCAATCGCAAGATTTATCGGCTAAAAAAGGTACTAATGTAGATGAACTGCTTGAAAAAATATTATTACAAGCTGAAATGTTAGAACTAACAGCTAACCCAAACAAAGAAGCTATTGGAGCCGTAATAGAAGCTTCGTTAGACAAAGGAAGAGGTTATGTGGCAACACTTTTAGTAGAAGGTGGAACATTAAAAATTGGAGATTTTGTAGTAGCAGGCTCAAGTTCCGGAAAAGTAAAAGCTATGTTTAACCATTTAGGCGAAAAAGTAAGCTCAGTAGGTCCGGCTCAACCGGTACAAATTTTAGGTTTAGATGGAGCTCCGGCAGCAGGAGAACGCTTTAAAGTATTCAAATCTGAACAAGATGGAAAAGCCATGGCAGCAAAACGTAGCCAGTTAGAAAGAGAGCATGGTGTAAGAACTCAAAAACACATTACTTTAGATGAAATAGGCAGACGTTTAGCTTTAGGAACATTTAAAGAACTTAACATCATTATAAAAGGAGATGTGGACGGTTCTATTGAAGCACTTTCCGATTCATTACAAAAATTATCTACCGATGAAATTCAAGTAAACATACTGCACAAAGGTGTAGGTGCTATTACGGAATCGGATATTATGTTAGCTTCTGCTTCAGATGCCATAGTTATAGGTTTCCAAGTGCGACCTACAAACCAAGCACGTATTTTAGCAGAAAATGAAGGCGTAGAAATAAGATTATACTCTGTAATATACAAAGCCATAGAAGAAATAACAGCAGCTATGGAAGGTATGTTAGAGCCAACTATAGAAGAGCAAATAACCGGAAACTTAGAAGTGTTAGAAACTTTTAAAATAACCAAAGTAGGTACTGTGGCAGGTTGTATAGTTAGAGATGGAAAAATTAAACGCGATTCTAAAGTGCGTGTTATTAGAGACGGAATTGTTCTATATTCTGGAGCATTAGAATCTTTAAAACGATTTAAAGACGATGTAAAAGATGTAGTATCTGGACAAGATTGTGGATTAAACATTAAAAACTACAATAATATAGAGGTGGGCGATATTATAGAAGCTTATACAGAAGTAGAAGTTCAAAGAAAACTGTAATAAAAACTACCCAATTTATATTAATACAGAAAAACTAACGTTATAATTGAGCATGAAAATAAGGGATAGAATATTACAATCCACCATCAGTTATAGTGTAATTTTATTTCTATTAATCTTTTCAAATTCAAAAGTAGTAGCACAAAATTTTGAAGTGGGAGGATATATGGGCGTAGCTAATTACTTTGGCGATTTAAACAGTAATTCCAGTTTTAATATGGTTCGTCCTGTAGGGGGTGTGTTTTTACGAAACAATTTTGATACCCGCTGGGTGCTAAAAAGTGCCATAGGTTTTGGACAAATAGCTTATGACGATAAAAAATCGCAAAATGCTTTTAACAGACAAAGAAACCTGCATTTCAAATCTAATATTTTAGACCTTTCTGTAATGTTAGAACTCAACTTTTTAGAGTTTGACAAGCAAAAACAAAACAAATGGTTTAGTCCGTATTTTACGGTAGGTTTTGCCGCTTTTTATTACAATCCACAAGCCAAATACAACGGAAAGTGGTATTATTTACAACCACTGGGCACAGAGGGGCAAAACGACCCAAGTTATTCGGGAATAAAAAAATACCGATTAGTAAATTTTGCCATTCCCATAGGAGGTGGTGTAAAATTTAGCGTAAATAGAAACTGGAATGTAGGACTTTTAGGCGAGCTAAGAGTTACATTTACCGATTATTTAGATGATGTTAGCGGAGTGTATCCCAGTCCACTTTCTTTACCGGAAGGTTCGCAAGGCATAGCTTATGCCTTAAGCGATAGAAGTGGAGAAGTGGGCGAGCCGATAGGCAAACCAGGTAATCAAAGAGGAACATCTTTAAAAAATGATTTTTATTTATTTTTAGGAGTTTCAGCATCTTATACTTTCTTTAGAGTAAAATGCCCACCTTTAAGTGGCAAAAAGAGATGAAATAACTACATTTGTGCAAAATTTATGAGCTTAAAACCCCAAATAGACCTACAAAACCTGCCAAAGCACATAGCCATTATAATGGATGGTAATGGGCGTTGGGCTAAAGAACAAGGCAAAAAAAGGGTTTTTGGTCATAAAAATGGCGTTAAAGCAGTAAGAGAAGTAAGTGAAGCTTGTGCAGAATTAGGCGTAGAAAATTTAACACTTTATGCTTTTTCTGTAGAAAATTGGAACAGACCTAAGTTAGAAATTACCGCCTTAATGGAGCTTTTGGTTAGAACCATAGGTTCAGAAACCAAAACTTTAATGGAAAACAGCATTAGACTTACCACTATTGGCGATTTAAGTTCACTTCCGCAAAGAGTACAAAAACAATTACAGCAAGTAAAAGACACTACAAAAAATAACTCACGATTAAATTTATGCTTAGCATTAAGCTATGGAGGCAGGCAAGAAATAGTAGATGCATGCAAAAAAATTGTTAATCAGGTTAAAAATAGTGAAATTAAAGTAGATGACATTACAGAATCAACTATAAATGAGCATCTTTACGCACCAAATACGCCAAATCCTGAATTGTTAATAAGAACAAGTGGAGAACATAGGCTTAGTAATTTTTTACTTTGGCAGTGTGCTTATACAGAATTTTATTTTACAAAACAGTATTGGCCCGATTTTAATAAAGAATCGCTATACCAAGCCATTGTTTCTTATCAGCAAAGAGAAAGACGCTTTGGTAAAATTAGCGAACAGTTAAAATCAGATATATAAACTAAAAGAATGAGGCAACTAAAACTAATTTTAATCTTTGCTTGGTGTATAGTATCTACTACACACCTTTTTGCACAAGACCTAGATTATACCAACCCTAAACAGTATGAAATAGGCGGTATAAACGTAATAGGTACGGAGCATTTAGATAAAAAAGTTTTGATTTCATTATCTGGGCTTAGCGTAGGCGATATGATTACCGTTCCCGGGCAAGAAATTTCTTCAGCCGTTAAAAACTTATGGAATCAACGCCTTTTTACAGATGTTTCTATAAGTATAGATAAAACTTTGGGAAACGTTATTTTCTTAAATATTGATTTAGTAGAGCTTCCTCGCTTATCAAAATACTCAATAGCAGGAGTGAAAAAAGGAGAAATAGAAGAACTCCGCAAAAAAATAAACCTACGTTCAGGTAGTATTTTTACAGAAAGCGATAAGCTAAAAACAGAAAACACTATAAAATCATTTTATATAGATAAAGGCTTTTATAATACCAATGTAAACATTGTTGAATCGGAGGATAATGTACTTGAAAACAGCATAAAAGTAGATATAACCATAGATAAAGGGCGAAAAGTAAAAATAGACCACATTGATATATTGGGTAATAAATCTTTTTCAGAACGCAAGCTGGAAAAGCAAATGAAAGACACCCGAGAGAAAGTGAAATTTGAATTGGCAGAATTGCTAAACATAAGAAAAAACAAAAAAAGTGAAGAAGATTTAAAGTTCTTTAAAACACTTTCAAACCTATCGGTAACAAAAGCCATAGACTACGGAGATGACTTTGTAAACCTTAACATATTTAAAACCTCAAAATTTAAACTTGAGGATTATGAAGCAGATAAAAAGAAACTAATTGCATTTTATAAAAATAAAGGTTTTAGAGATGCCAAAATTACTTATGATGAGGTAACTTTTGACGAAGAGGGAGAAGCCAATATTAAGCTACTTATAAAAGAAGGTAATCTTTATTATTTTAGAGATATAGATTTTACGGGCAATTCAAAATACTCTGATTCATTACTTATAAAAATTCTAAACATAGAAAAAGGAACGGTTTATAGCCAAGCTTTGTTAGACGAAAAACTATTTATGAGCCAAGATGGTGGCGATATTAGCTCACTATATATGGATGATGGATATTTGTTTTTTAATGCTACACCTATTGAGAAACGAATAGTAAACGATTCTGTAGATTTAGAAATTAAAATATACGAAGGACCACAAGCTATTATTAATGAAGTTAGAATATACGGCAATACAAAAACCAACGAAAAAGTAATACGTAGAGAGTTGTATGTACTTCCTGGCGATAAATTTTCAAGAACTAACTTAATACGTTCGCAAAGACAAATAGCTAATTTAGGTTATTTTGACCCGGAGCAAATGCAAGTGCTTCCTATTCCTAATCCAGAAAATGGAACGGTAGATATAGAATTTCATGTGGTAGAAAAACCTTCCGATCAGCTTGAACTATCCTTAGGTTGGGGAGGAAAAGGAGCAGGACTTTTAGGGACTTTAGGCGTGCAGTTTACTAATTTCTCTTTAAAAAATATAGTAGATAAAAAAGCATGGTCGCCATTACCTGCCGGAGATGGTCAAAATTTAACCATACGTGCCCAGTTAAACGGAAAACAATTCCAATCGTATAACTTTTCTTTTACTGAACCTTGGTTGGGAGGCAAAAAACCAAATTCATTTACTATAAGTTTTTTCCGTCAGCGATATAATTTATTAAGTAGTTTAAACAATTTTACGGGAGATATTTTAGGAAAGTCTATAACCACGGGAGCAAGCGTAGGAATAGGAACAAGATTAAAGTGGCCAGATGATTATTTTACTATAAGAAGTTCAATAAACGTAAGTCATTATAAATTAGATAATTTTAATTTGTACTCAGATTTCCCTTTTACTTCGGGAAATGCAACAGACTTAAATTTCTCATTAAATTTAGCCAGAAACTCCATAGACAATCCACTTTATCCAAGACATGGATCTACAATAAACTTTACTGTAGATGCTACCTTGCCATACAGTAAATTATTTAAAGGAAGAAAAGCTATAGACTATACAACTGCCGAAGCCGATGTAAAATATAAGCTTATAGAATATCACAAATGGCGTTTTGATGTGGCATGGTACACACCAATAGTTGGCAATTTAGTGTTCCATACTTCTGCTAAATTGGGCTTTTTAGGAAAATATAACAAAGATATAGGTGTTACCCCTTTTGAGCGATACCAATTAGGAGGACAAGGCTTTAATAGTTTCACTATTTTAGGTACAGATATTATAGGTTTAAGAGGTTATGATGTTATAACTCCAAGTGGTGGATCACCTATTATGAACAAATACACTATGGAACTTCGCTACCCTATTAGCTTAAACCCAAGTGCCACTATTTATGCCTTAGGATTTTTTGAAGCAGGAAACTATTGGAACAGCTTAAAAGAATATAAACCGTATGAGTTAAAACGTTCATTTGGTGTTGGTGTTAGAGCTTATTTACCTATGTTTGGCTTACTTGGTTTTGATTATGGCATAGGCTTTGATGATAGAGATAATAATGCCCTTACAGGAAAGAATATGTTTTCTAAATATGGGCAGTTTAGAATAATATTAGGTTTTGAACCCGAATAAAAAAAAGGAGAAAAATATGAAAAAGTTAATTTTAATAACCGTTTTGTTTGTATCTACACTAACAATGGCAAATGCACAGCGTTTTTGCATAGTAGATATGGAATACATTTTAAGTAATTTAAAAGAATATACGCAAGCTCAAGAGCAAATAGACCAACTGGCAGAGCAGTGGAAAACCGAAATAGACGGCAAGTTTAAAGAGGTAGAAAATGCTTATGCTAAGTTTCAGGCAGAGCAAGTAATTATGTCTGAGCAAATGAAAGCTAAAAAAATAGAAGAAATAGAAAACTTAGAAAGAGCCGCTAAAAAATTGCAAAGCGATAGATTTGGTCCACAAGGAGATTTGTTTAAAAAACGTCAAGAACTAATTAAGCCGGTTCAAGATAAAGTTTATGAAAAAATAGAATTATATGCTAAAGATAAAAGCTATGAAGCTATTTTTGACAAGTCATCGGCAGGAATAAGCGTGCTTTTTACAGGCGATAGAATAGATAAAAGTGATGAAATTTTAGGAATGATTAAAAAATAGCAATAAATAAGTAATATATTTGCAAACTTTAAATAAACATATAATGAATAAAATAATTAAAATAACAAGTGTAGTAGTATTTACATTAATTTCAGCAGTTAGCTTTGCACAGCAAAAATTTGGGCATGTAGATACAGAATCATTATTCTATGCTATGCCGGAAGTAAAAAGTGTACAGTCAAAACTGCAAGCAAAAAGCAAAGAGTATGAAAATCAATTGCAAACTTTATACACACAGTATGAAACGCAAGCAAATGATATATCTGAAAACGGTAAAACATGGATGCCTGCCGTATTAGAGCAAAAATATAAAGATGCTTATGCTTTAGAAGAAAGAATAATGAATTTAGAGAAAAAAGCTCAAGAAGATTTAGCTAACATGGAAGCAGAATTACTTAAACCCGTAGAGCAAAAAGCATACACAGCTATTCAAGAAGTAGCAAAAGCTAATGGGTATGATTATGTTATAGATTCTTCATTAGGTGTATTTTTAGTATTGCCGGAAGGGGATGATTTAACTAATATGGTAAAATCTAAATTAGGAATATACTAAACCCATTATACAAACATAATGAATAGTAATCCTATAGGAATATTTGATAGCGGAATTGGCGGCCTTACGGTCGCCAATGCTATTTATAAGGCTTTGCCAAACGAAACATTAATTTATTTTGGCGATACCGCCCACCTTCCCTATGGCGATAAATCTAAAGACTTAATAAAACAATATTCATTAGATATTACCAACTTTTTGCTAAACCAAAAAAACTGCAAAGCCATAGTAATAGCTTGTAATACTGCATCGGCAGCAGCTTATGAATATTTAAGAGATACACACAAAGGAAAAATTCCTATTATTAACGTTATAGACCCCATAATTGAAGCCGTAGTACAAGATAATAGCATAAAAAAAGTAGGCTTAATAGCTACAAATACGACCATAAATAGCGGTGTTTATCAAGAAAAATTGTCAAGAAGAAAGCCGGAGGTAGAAGTAGTAACATTGGCTACGCCCATGCTGGTTCCTATGATAGAAGAAGGCTATGCCAATGACAATATAAGCCACGCCTTAATAGAAAATTATTTAAACAACGAAGCACTACAAAATATTGATGCTTTAATATTGGGTTGCACTCACTATCCTTTAATTAAAGAGGAAATTAATAATTTTTATAAAGGGAAAGTAAGCTTATTTGATTCTACAAAAATTGTAGCAGATAAAGTTAATTTAATATTAGGTAAAGAACAGTTGCTAACTAATGAAAGAAACGGCAACAACCATTTTTATATT
Coding sequences within:
- a CDS encoding glutamate racemase, with translation MNSNPIGIFDSGIGGLTVANAIYKALPNETLIYFGDTAHLPYGDKSKDLIKQYSLDITNFLLNQKNCKAIVIACNTASAAAYEYLRDTHKGKIPIINVIDPIIEAVVQDNSIKKVGLIATNTTINSGVYQEKLSRRKPEVEVVTLATPMLVPMIEEGYANDNISHALIENYLNNEALQNIDALILGCTHYPLIKEEINNFYKGKVSLFDSTKIVADKVNLILGKEQLLTNERNGNNHFYISDNNPHFNTSAKRFFKENINLEFLNIWGKNKL